One stretch of Prunus persica cultivar Lovell chromosome G1, Prunus_persica_NCBIv2, whole genome shotgun sequence DNA includes these proteins:
- the LOC18793388 gene encoding acylamino-acid-releasing enzyme 1 translates to MLQAPDKFAAAATRNPACNLALMVGTTDIPDWCYVEAYGSESKNTFTEAPSAEHLTLFHRKSPISHISKVKTPTLFLLGAQDVRLPVFTGLQYARALKEKGVPVKVIVFPNDTHAIERPQSDFESFLNIGVWFKKYLSYMSQHFSPLLLLYKSLMQYCCLLKFHSVGLIHL, encoded by the exons ATGCTGCAGGCACCAGATAAATTTGCTGCGGCAGCAACAAGAAATCCTGCTTGTAACCTCGCATTGATGGTGGGCACGACAGACATCCCAGATTGGTGCTATGTGGAGGCCTATGGAAGTGAGAGTAAAAATACATTCACAGAAGCACCTTCAGCTGAGCATCTGACTCTCTTTCACAGGAAATCTCCTATTTCACATATCTCAAAG GTCAAAACACcaaccctttttcttttgggtgctCAGGATGTTCGTCTTCCCGTTTTTACTGGATTGCAA TATGCTCGGGCATTGAAGGAAAAAGGAGTTCCTGTCAAAGTCATTGTGTTTCCAAATGATACTCATGCAATTGAGAG GCCACAATCCGACTTTGAGAGCTTTCTGAATATTGGTGTGtggttcaagaaatatttatcCTACATGAGCCAGCATTTCTCTCCCCTGCTTTTACTGTACAAATCTTTAATGCAATATTGCTGTTTATTAAAGTTCCACTCTGTAGGTTTGATCCACTTATAA
- the LOC18789074 gene encoding pentatricopeptide repeat-containing protein At3g23020: MFVKLQLDTSCFPILGSIKTSPNIRHSPLDKLELINKERKPRVVQSPNGGGTAKKGLSEVHRPIHDRCGNGAVVHEVEQKKHSFLCNPGGEKRKITKGSGAYVNSRDFDFELRAVNGNGVVKKVPSKCSTKWVTYGGCLPAILKALDEVEDLDKALKPWEDRLTNKERSIILKEQVSWKRAWEIFEWFKRKDFYELNVIHYNILLRILGKARKWSLVENLWDEMKVKGIAPINSTYGTLIDVYSKGGLKEEALLWLEKMNKQGMKPDEVTMGIVVHLYKKAGEFQKAEDFFDKWSLSLSFRQEGTSTTAAGGLGSSLHSHVSLSSHTYNTLIDTYGKAGQLKEASEIFATMLREGIAPTTVTFNTMMHICGNHGRLEEVASLMQKMEEIRCPADTRTYNILISLHAKHDNIDMATKYFTKMKEAHLEPDHVSYRILLYAYSLRHMVSEAEDLISEMDERGLEIDEFTQSALTRMYIESGMLEKSWFWFMRFHLSGKMSSECCSANIDAYGERGHILEAEKVFFCCQEVKKLSVLEFNVMIKAYGVGKHYDKACELFNSMESHGVVPDKCSYSSLIQILSSANMPHIAKPYLRKMQEARLVSDCIPYCAVISSFAKLGQLEMAEGLYKEMVGFSVQPDVIVFGVLINAFADVGSVKEALSYADAMKKAGLPGNTVIYNSLIKLYTKVGFLKEAEETYRLIQSSEDGPSIYASNCMIDLYSEQSMVKPAEEIFDGLKRKGNANEFSCAMMLCMYKKMGRFEEAIQIAEQMRELRLLTDLLSYNNVLGLYVMYGRFKEVVETFKEMMRAAIQPDDCTFKSLGLVLVKSGISKQAVAKLEVSVKKDAQSGLQAWMSALYSVVRMSGSNYV; encoded by the coding sequence ATGTTTGTGAAGCTCCAGTTGGACACCAGTTGCTTCCCCATTTTGGGTTCCATAAAAACCTCACCCAACATAAGGCATTCTCCATTAGACAAACTTGAACTAATAAACAAGGAGAGGAAACCCAGAGTGGTTCAGAGCCCCAATGGAGGAGGAACGGCCAAGAAGGGTTTAAGTGAAGTTCATAGACCCATCCATGATAGATGTGGAAATGGTGCTGTTGTTCATGAGGTTGAGCAGAAGAAACATAGTTTTCTGTGCAACCCAGGTGgggaaaagaggaaaatcaCTAAGGGTAGTGGTGCTTATGTGAACAGcagggattttgattttgaattgagAGCGGTGAatggaaatggagtggtgaaGAAAGTGCCTTCCAAGTGTTCGACGAAATGGGTCACTTATGGGGGTTGCTTACCTGCAATTTTGAAGGCATTGGATGAAGTTGAGGATTTGGATAAGGCTTTGAAGCCATGGGAAGATAGGCTTACTAACAAGGAAAGGAGCATAATTTTGAAGGAGCAGGTGAGTTGGAAAAGGGCTTGGGAGATTTTTGAGTGGTTCAAGAGAAAGGACTTTTATGAATTGAATGTGATTCACTATAATATACTGCTTAGAATTCTTGGGAAGGCAAGGAAGTGGAGCCTTGTAGAGAATCTTTGGGATGAGATGAAGGTTAAAGGAATAGCGCCTATCAATTCGACTTATGGAACTTTGATTGATGTTTATAGTAAAGGTGGGTTGAAAGAAGAAGCACTTCTTTGGCTGGAGAAGATGAACAAACAAGGAATGAAACCTGATGAGGTTACTATGGGGATTGTCGTTCATTTGTATAAGAAAGCGGGAGAATTTCAAAAAGCTGAGGATTTTTTCGACAAATGGTCATTGAGCCTATCTTTTAGACAAGAGGGCACTAGTACAACAGCTGCTGGTGGATTGGGGAGCTCTTTGCACTCTCATGTTTCTTTGAGCTCACATACATATAATACATTGATTGACACGTATGGAAAGGCTGGCCAACTTAAAGAAGCATCTGAAATATTTGCGACGATGCTTAGGGAAGGGATTGCTCCGACTACAGTGACTTTCAATACAATGATGCACATTTGCGGTAACCATGGCCGGCTAGAAGAAGTTGCTTCCCTCATGCAGAAGATGGAAGAGATTCGATGCCCAGCGGACACGAGAACATATAATATTCTAATTTCGCTCCATGCAAAGCATGATAATATAGACATGGCGACAAAATACTTCACAAAGATGAAGGAGGCTCACCTTGAGCCAGACCATGTGAGTTACCGCATCCTTTTGTATGCATACTCATTAAGACACATGGTTAGCGAAGCCGAAGATCTCATATCAGAGATGGATGAAAGGGGCCTTGAGATTGATGAATTCACTCAGTCAGCTCTGACTAGGATGTACATAGAATCTGGGATGCTTGAGAAGTCATGGTTTTGGTTCATGAGGTTTCATCTTTCAGGGAAAATGAGTTCTGAGTGCTGTTCTGCTAATATTGATGCATATGGAGAGCGTGGGCATATTTTGGAAGCTgagaaagtttttttttgctgtCAAGAAGTGAAGAAATTGAGTGTCCTTGAGTTTAACGTGATGATTAAAGCTTATGGGGTGGGGAAACATTATGATAAAGCATGTGAGTTGTTTAATAGCATGGAGAGTCATGGTGTAGTTCCAGACAAATGTAGCTATAGTTCTCtcatacaaattttgtctagtGCTAATATGCCACATATAGCAAAACCCTATCTCAGGAAGATGCAGGAGGCAAGATTGGTAAGTGATTGCATCCCTTATTGTGCTGTGATCTCAAGCTTTGCAAAATTAGGACAATTGGAAATGGCAGAGGGACTATATAAAGAGATGGTTGGATTCAGTGTTCAACCAGATGTTATTGTCTTTGGGGTGCTGATAAATGCTTTTGCTGATGTTGGAAGTGTTAAAGAAGCTCTCAGTTATGCTGATGCAATGAAAAAGGCAGGTTTGCCTGGGAACACGGTGATTTACAACTCATTGATCAAGCTCTATACTAAAGTTGGTTTTTTGAAAGAAGCAGAAGAAACATACAGACTTATTCAATCATCAGAGGATGGTCCTTCCATATATGCTTCAAATTGTATGATTGATCTTTATAGTGAGCAATCTATGGTTAAACCAGCAGAAGAAATCTTTGATGGCTtgaagagaaagggaaatgCCAATGAGTTTTCATGTGCAATGATGTTGtgcatgtataaaaaaatgggGAGGTTTGAGGAAGCCATTCAGATTGCAGAGCAGATGAGAGAACTGCGACTTTTAACTGATCTGTTGAGTTATAATAATGTGCTTGGGTTGTATGTGATGTATGGAAGATTCAAAGAGGTTGTGGAAACTTTCAAGGAAATGATGAGAGCTGCCATTCAACCTGATGATTGTACATTCAAATCACTTGGACTTGTTTTGGTGAAATCTGGTATTTCAAAGCAGGCTGTTGCGAAGCTGGAAGTATCGGTGAAGAAGGATGCCCAGAGTGGTTTGCAAGCATGGATGTCAGCCCTCTATTCTGTTGTAAGAATGAGTGGAAGTAATTATGTGTAG